The Streptosporangiales bacterium region CTGGGCTGTGACGCGGTGCTCGTGGCCACCGCGGTGACGCGGGCCGAGGACCCGGTGGCGATGGCCCAGGCGATGCGGCTCGCAGTAGACGCCGGTGTGCTCGCGCGGGCCGCCGGCCGGATCCCGCGGCGGGAGACCGCCCGGGCCTCCAGCCCGATGCGCGGCCGGGTCGAGGCCTGATGCTGCCTCGCCTGCTCGTGCTGACCGACCGCCGCCAGCTGCCGTCTGGCCGGACCGTCGCCGAGACCGTCGCCCGGTGCGCGGAGGCCGGTCTCACCGCCGTGGTGCTGCGTGAGCTGGACCTGACGGAGGCCCGGCGTGCCGGTCTCGCCGCCGACCTGGCGGAGCACGTCCGGGTCGTCTCGGCCCGCACCCTATTGACCCGGGCGGTCGGGATACACCTCGGCTCCCGGCAGCCACGGGGTGACGCGGGCAAGGCGCCGTTCCACGGCCGGTCGTGCCACGACGAGGCCGAGGTCGACCGGGCCGCCGCCGAAGGCACCTCCTACGTGACGATCTCACCGGTGGCCACGTCGGCTTCCAAACCCGGCTACGGCCCCGCGCTGGGCGTCGCCGAAGTACGGCGTGCCGTTGCGGCCGCGGCCGGCGTGCCGGTCTACGCCCTTGGCGGGGTGGACCCGGGCAACGCCGCCGGCCTGCGTGAGGCCGGTGCGCACGGGGTCGCCGTGATGGGCGCGGTGATGCGGACCCCCGACCCGGCCGCCATGGTGGCCCGGCTGCTCGAGGAGGTCTCATGAGCACCCCGCCCGTGGTGCTGAGCATCGCCGGGACCGACTCCGGTGGTGCGGCGGGTCTGGCTGCGGACCTGACCACGTTCACGGCACTGGGGGCGCACGGCGCCTGCGCGGTCACGGCGGTCACCGCACAGGACACCACGGGCGTGCATCGGGTCGTCCGGCTCGACCCCGACGACGTCCGCAACCAGATCCTCGCGGTGGTCGGCGACCTGCCGGTGGCCGCCGCCAAGACCGGGATGCTGGGCTCTGCGGAGGTCGCCCAGGTGGTCGCGGACCTGGTCGCCGGGACGGTCCCGCTGGTCGTGGATCCGGTGCTCGCAGCGACCTCCGGCGCGGTACTCGGTGACGACGCCCTGGTCGCGGCGTACCGCGAGGTACTGCTGCCCAGGGCCTCGGTCGTCACCCCCAACCTTGACGAGGCGGTCAGGCTGACCGGCCTGGACCGCGATCGGCCACCGACCGATATCGCGCGGGCCCTGCACGCGCTCGGTCCCGCCGTTGTGCTCACCGGTGGCGACCCGGTCGCCGCCCTGTGCCGCGACGTCGTCGTCGACCACGCCGGTGTGACGACCGTCCTGGAGCACCCTGCCCTCGCCACCGGCAACGACCACGGCACCGGCTGCACCCACAGCGCCGCGCTCGCCGTCCACCTCGCCCGCGGACTCGACCTGGAGTCCGCGGCCCGGCGAGCGCACGTCTTCGTGACCCGTGCGCTCGCCACCTCTGCGACCTGGCGCCTCGGCCGGGGCCGGGGCCCGATCGCCCACGTGCTCGTCCCCAAGGAACAGGAGTTCTGATGCACATCCATCCCTCGCACAGCACGGTCCACCGGCACGGTTCGCGTGACGACGTCGCGGTGCCATTCACCCGGGTCGCGCTCACCAACGGCGACACGTTCGACCGCTACGCGACCGCCGGGCCGGGCAGCGACCCCGAGGTCGGCTTGCCGCCGTTGCGGACCCCCTGGGTCGTCGAGCGCAACGACACCGAGGAATACGACGGGCGCGAGCCGCAGCTGCTCGACAACGGCAAGGGGGCCGTCCGTCGAGGCGGAGCCCGCGAGCAGTGGCGCGGACGACGGGCCCGTCCGCTCCGTTCGGTGCCGGGCAGCAACGTGACGCAGATGCACTACGCCAGGCAGGGCATCGTCACGCCCGAGATGGAGTACGTCGCAGTCCGCGAAGGGATGGATGTCGAGGTCGTCCGGACCGAGCTCGCCGCCGGGCGGGCGATCATCCCGGTGAACATCAACCACCCCGAGGCCGAGCCGATGATCATCGGTAAGCGGTTCCTGGTGAAGGTCAACGCGAACATCGGCAACTCCGCTGTCACCAGCTCGGTCGCCGAGGAAGTCGACAAGATGACCTGGGCGGTCACCTGGGGCGCCGACACGGTGATGGACCTGTCCACCGGTGACGACATCCACACCACCCGTGAGTGGATCATCCGGAACTCACCGGTGCCGATCGGCACGGTGCCGATCTACCAAGCCCTGGAGAAGGTCGACGGCGACGCCTCTGCGCTGACCTGGGAGGTGTTCCGCGACACCGTAGTCGAGCAGTGCGAGCAGGGGGTGGACTACATGACGATCCACGCCGGCGTGCTGCTGCGCTACGTCCCGCTCACCGCTGAGCGGATCACCGGCATCGTCTCGCGCGGCGGCTCGATCATGGCCGGCTGGTGTCTGGCCCACCACAAGGAGAACTTCCTCTACACGCACTTCAACGAGCTCTGCGAGATCTTCACCCGGTACGACGTGTCGTTCTCCCTCGGCGACGGGCTGCGACCTGGCTGCACCGCGGACGCGAACGACGAGGCGCAGCTCTCCGAGCTACGGACCCTTGCAGAGCTGACGAAGCGCGCCTGGGAGTACGACGTCCAGGTGATGGTCGAGGGACCCGGACACGTCCCGCTCAACCTCGTCGAGGAGAACGTCACCCTCCAGCAAGACTCGTGCCACGGCGCGCCGTTCTACACCCTCGGCCCACTGACGACCGACATCGCGCCCGGCTACGACCACATCACCTCCGCCATCGGGGCCGCGACCATTGCGATGCACGGTACGGCGATGCTCTGCTACGTGACCCCCAAGGAGCACCTCGGCCTGCCGAACCGCGACGACGTGAAGACCGGGGTGATCACCTACAAGCTCTCCGCCCATGCCGCCGACGTGGCCAAGGGACACCCGGGCGCCCGCGACTGGGACGACGAGCTGTCCAAGGCGCGCTTCGAGTTCCGTTGGCACGACCAGTTC contains the following coding sequences:
- a CDS encoding thiamine phosphate synthase — encoded protein: MLPRLLVLTDRRQLPSGRTVAETVARCAEAGLTAVVLRELDLTEARRAGLAADLAEHVRVVSARTLLTRAVGIHLGSRQPRGDAGKAPFHGRSCHDEAEVDRAAAEGTSYVTISPVATSASKPGYGPALGVAEVRRAVAAAAGVPVYALGGVDPGNAAGLREAGAHGVAVMGAVMRTPDPAAMVARLLEEVS
- the thiD gene encoding bifunctional hydroxymethylpyrimidine kinase/phosphomethylpyrimidine kinase; its protein translation is MSTPPVVLSIAGTDSGGAAGLAADLTTFTALGAHGACAVTAVTAQDTTGVHRVVRLDPDDVRNQILAVVGDLPVAAAKTGMLGSAEVAQVVADLVAGTVPLVVDPVLAATSGAVLGDDALVAAYREVLLPRASVVTPNLDEAVRLTGLDRDRPPTDIARALHALGPAVVLTGGDPVAALCRDVVVDHAGVTTVLEHPALATGNDHGTGCTHSAALAVHLARGLDLESAARRAHVFVTRALATSATWRLGRGRGPIAHVLVPKEQEF
- the thiC gene encoding phosphomethylpyrimidine synthase ThiC, with the translated sequence MHIHPSHSTVHRHGSRDDVAVPFTRVALTNGDTFDRYATAGPGSDPEVGLPPLRTPWVVERNDTEEYDGREPQLLDNGKGAVRRGGAREQWRGRRARPLRSVPGSNVTQMHYARQGIVTPEMEYVAVREGMDVEVVRTELAAGRAIIPVNINHPEAEPMIIGKRFLVKVNANIGNSAVTSSVAEEVDKMTWAVTWGADTVMDLSTGDDIHTTREWIIRNSPVPIGTVPIYQALEKVDGDASALTWEVFRDTVVEQCEQGVDYMTIHAGVLLRYVPLTAERITGIVSRGGSIMAGWCLAHHKENFLYTHFNELCEIFTRYDVSFSLGDGLRPGCTADANDEAQLSELRTLAELTKRAWEYDVQVMVEGPGHVPLNLVEENVTLQQDSCHGAPFYTLGPLTTDIAPGYDHITSAIGAATIAMHGTAMLCYVTPKEHLGLPNRDDVKTGVITYKLSAHAADVAKGHPGARDWDDELSKARFEFRWHDQFALSLDPHTAELFHDETLPAEASKTAHFCSMCGPKFCSMRISQDVRDYAAKRGLGSAAAVEAGMAEKAAQFVELGGSVYVEG